One window from the genome of Pseudonocardia hierapolitana encodes:
- a CDS encoding PPOX class F420-dependent oxidoreductase yields the protein MSDDEWREFVTEGSRLGNAAICRSNGLPHVTPICFIIEGDQLIFTTHPGSVKGRSIARDGRVAVSVSDDAHPYRFAMLEGEAALSDDPDDFLRVGMAIGRRYMPSQDPEEFSRSLASAGFAVARVHITNVIAHRDLG from the coding sequence ATGTCGGACGACGAATGGCGCGAGTTCGTGACCGAGGGATCCCGTCTCGGCAACGCGGCGATCTGCCGATCGAACGGGCTCCCGCACGTCACCCCGATCTGCTTCATCATCGAGGGTGACCAGTTGATCTTCACGACGCATCCCGGAAGCGTGAAGGGCAGGTCCATCGCCCGCGACGGCCGCGTGGCCGTGTCCGTCAGTGACGATGCCCATCCGTACCGGTTCGCCATGCTGGAAGGGGAGGCGGCGCTGTCCGACGACCCGGACGACTTCTTGCGGGTGGGCATGGCCATCGGAAGGCGATACATGCCCTCGCAAGACCCGGAGGAGTTCTCCCGCTCCCTCGCGTCGGCCGGCTTCGCGGTCGCGCGGGTCCACATCACGAACGTCATCGCTCACCGCGATCTGGGGTGA
- a CDS encoding alpha/beta fold hydrolase — translation MTTFVLIHGAGDSGWYWHLVEAELRARGHDVVAPDLPGDDESATLTDYADSVVDAVDGKRDLVVVGQSFGAFTAPLVADRLPVDVLVLVAGMIPAPGEPPDDWWRNSGYRSAVEEQAARDGGLTGSPDPYVSFYHDVPRELADEALARERAHPSPASTAAPWPLEAWPDVPTRFVLGTADRFFPPDLFRRLAHERLGIVPDEIASGHCPALSRPKELADLFERYAESTRRNHP, via the coding sequence ATGACAACGTTCGTGTTGATCCACGGCGCGGGAGACTCGGGCTGGTACTGGCACCTCGTGGAGGCCGAGCTCCGTGCGCGCGGGCACGACGTGGTGGCCCCCGACCTTCCCGGCGATGACGAATCAGCGACCTTGACCGACTACGCCGACTCGGTGGTCGACGCCGTCGACGGGAAGCGGGACCTCGTCGTCGTCGGTCAGTCGTTCGGTGCGTTCACCGCACCTCTGGTTGCCGATCGGCTCCCGGTCGACGTGCTGGTCCTGGTCGCAGGCATGATCCCGGCCCCCGGTGAGCCACCGGACGACTGGTGGCGCAACTCCGGCTACCGGAGCGCGGTCGAGGAACAGGCCGCGCGCGACGGCGGGCTGACCGGCAGCCCCGATCCGTACGTGAGCTTCTACCACGACGTACCGCGAGAGCTGGCCGACGAGGCGCTCGCGCGGGAGCGCGCGCACCCGTCACCGGCCTCGACGGCTGCCCCGTGGCCGCTGGAGGCGTGGCCGGACGTGCCGACGAGGTTCGTGCTCGGCACAGCGGACCGCTTCTTCCCGCCCGACCTGTTCCGCCGGTTGGCGCACGAGCGCCTGGGCATCGTCCCCGACGAGATCGCCAGCGGTCACTGCCCCGCCCTGAGCCGGCCGAAGGAACTGGCGGACCTCTTCGAGCGGTACGCGGAGTCGACGAGGAGGAACCACCCGTGA
- a CDS encoding (2,3-dihydroxybenzoyl)adenylate synthase, whose amino-acid sequence MVRDGVVPWPEEFARRYVAAGFWQGRALGELLREAAESRPDSVALVDGGLRLTHAGLADRADAMAARLVGLGLGPGDRIVVQLPNTWEFVVLTLACLRAGIVPVMALPAHRRAELAHLAGHAEAAAIAVPDRLRDFDHQSLAAQLVAEVPALRHVLVAGDEIAAGHHDLRALGAPGPGWSGPHPDSRDVAVFLLSGGTTGLPKLIARTHDDYAYNALASAQVCGFDAGTVYLVSLPAGHNFPLACPGILGTLLSGGRVVMLPSPEPVRAFATIAAEGVTHTAVVPAVAGRWLEHAAEHGPLASLRVLQVGGARLADELARRVRPVLGATLQQVFGMAEGLLNYTRLDDPEEIICTTQGRPLSPDDEVRLVDELDEDVPDGEPGSLLTRGPYTPRGYYRAPEQNARAFTADGWYRSGDICRRTPDGYLIVEGRDKDMINRGGEKISAEEVENLVYQLPAVSQVAAVAMPDAVLGERVCVFVVPRPGAAVTLDEVRDAMDAAGVARFKLPERLELVDELPTTKVGKIDKKALRAAVAARVEYGRRPP is encoded by the coding sequence ATGGTCCGTGACGGTGTCGTCCCGTGGCCGGAGGAGTTCGCGCGGCGGTACGTCGCGGCGGGCTTCTGGCAGGGCAGGGCGCTCGGCGAGCTGCTGCGCGAGGCGGCCGAGAGCCGCCCCGACTCCGTCGCGCTCGTCGACGGCGGGCTGCGCCTCACCCACGCCGGGCTGGCCGATCGCGCCGACGCGATGGCCGCCCGCCTGGTCGGGCTGGGTCTCGGGCCGGGCGACCGGATCGTCGTGCAGCTGCCCAACACCTGGGAGTTCGTCGTCCTCACGCTGGCCTGCCTGCGCGCGGGGATCGTGCCGGTGATGGCGCTGCCTGCGCACCGGCGCGCGGAGCTGGCCCACCTCGCCGGCCACGCCGAGGCGGCCGCGATCGCGGTGCCGGACCGGCTGCGGGACTTCGACCACCAGTCGCTCGCCGCGCAGCTCGTCGCCGAGGTGCCGGCGCTGCGGCACGTGCTCGTGGCGGGCGACGAGATCGCCGCGGGCCACCACGATCTGCGCGCCCTCGGTGCGCCGGGGCCCGGCTGGTCGGGCCCGCACCCGGACAGCCGGGACGTGGCGGTGTTCCTGCTCTCCGGCGGCACCACCGGGCTGCCGAAGCTGATCGCGCGCACCCACGACGACTACGCCTACAACGCGCTGGCCAGCGCGCAGGTGTGCGGTTTCGACGCCGGGACGGTGTACCTGGTGAGCCTGCCTGCGGGCCACAACTTCCCGCTGGCCTGCCCCGGGATCCTCGGCACACTGCTGTCCGGCGGCCGGGTCGTCATGCTGCCGTCGCCCGAGCCGGTGCGGGCGTTCGCGACGATCGCGGCCGAGGGCGTCACGCACACCGCGGTCGTGCCGGCGGTGGCCGGCCGCTGGCTGGAGCACGCCGCCGAGCACGGGCCCCTCGCATCGCTGCGGGTGCTGCAGGTCGGCGGCGCGCGGCTCGCCGACGAGCTGGCCCGCCGGGTGCGCCCGGTGCTCGGCGCGACCCTGCAGCAGGTGTTCGGCATGGCAGAGGGCCTGCTCAACTACACCCGCCTCGACGACCCCGAGGAGATCATCTGCACCACCCAGGGCCGGCCGCTGTCCCCGGACGACGAGGTGCGGCTGGTCGACGAGCTCGACGAGGACGTGCCCGACGGCGAGCCGGGATCACTGCTCACCCGCGGCCCGTACACCCCGCGCGGCTACTACCGCGCCCCGGAGCAGAACGCCCGCGCGTTCACCGCCGACGGCTGGTACCGCTCCGGCGACATCTGCCGCCGTACTCCCGATGGCTACCTGATCGTCGAGGGCCGGGACAAGGACATGATCAACCGCGGCGGCGAGAAGATCTCGGCCGAGGAGGTGGAGAACCTCGTCTACCAGCTCCCCGCCGTCAGCCAGGTCGCGGCGGTCGCGATGCCCGATGCGGTCCTGGGGGAGCGGGTCTGCGTCTTCGTCGTGCCGCGCCCCGGTGCCGCCGTCACCCTCGACGAGGTGCGGGACGCCATGGACGCCGCGGGCGTCGCGAGGTTCAAGCTGCCCGAGCGCCTGGAGCTGGTCGACGAGCTGCCCACCACCAAGGTCGGCAAGATCGACAAGAAGGCGCTGCGGGCGGCCGTGGCAGCCCGGGTGGAATACGGCCGTCGCCCGCCTTGA
- a CDS encoding FAD-dependent monooxygenase: MRVAVAGGGPGGLFLAALIRKRDPSIEVTVFERNRADDTFGFGVVFSDRTLAGIVEADPVLREALDSRGRHWDAIEVRLKGERIRCGGNGMAAIVRRTLLGLLQDRARGLGADLRFSTEVALADLDGYDLVVAADGTGSQLRTALEPAFGSTVDTATAKFIWFGTDYQFDGLTFVHERGPHGVFAVHGYPITSTAAGADVSTFIVETDEASWRAAGLDEFDVSQPPGPSDEKTRAYLEEVFAEQIEGHKLLVNNSRWGNFRTRRTARWTTLEPRPVALLGDAAHTAHFSVGSGTKMAMEDAVALAQALTTHTGDLPAALAAYEAAARPSVDAVQGSARPSLSWWEHFGRYHDAFEPWQFAYHFLSRSITDARLARRDPGFVASTHWAWVQRYGAEPLDTPLAAGGTTFPGRLLTEVPAGAAHVEAPADESGLPAARARVREVIDGGAALVAVHGGAAFTRTLVCEEIRLVHGRTAVLVDGEADALTVVLSGRADAVVTADTEVRDGP; this comes from the coding sequence ATGCGCGTCGCCGTCGCGGGTGGGGGACCGGGCGGGCTGTTCCTGGCCGCGCTGATCCGGAAGCGGGACCCGTCCATCGAGGTCACCGTGTTCGAGCGCAACCGCGCCGACGACACCTTCGGGTTCGGCGTGGTGTTCTCCGACCGCACCCTCGCCGGGATCGTCGAGGCAGACCCCGTGCTGCGGGAGGCGCTCGACTCCCGCGGCAGGCACTGGGACGCCATCGAGGTGCGGCTCAAGGGGGAGCGGATCCGCTGCGGTGGCAACGGCATGGCCGCGATCGTGCGGCGCACGCTGCTCGGGCTGCTCCAGGACCGCGCCCGCGGGCTCGGCGCCGACCTGAGGTTCTCCACCGAGGTGGCCCTCGCCGACCTCGACGGGTACGACCTCGTCGTGGCCGCCGACGGCACCGGCTCGCAGCTGCGCACCGCGCTCGAGCCCGCGTTCGGCTCGACGGTCGACACCGCCACGGCGAAGTTCATCTGGTTCGGCACCGACTACCAGTTCGACGGGCTCACGTTCGTCCACGAGCGCGGACCGCACGGCGTCTTCGCCGTGCACGGCTACCCGATCACATCAACAGCGGCCGGCGCGGACGTCTCGACCTTCATCGTGGAGACCGACGAGGCGTCCTGGCGGGCGGCGGGTCTCGACGAGTTCGACGTGTCGCAGCCGCCGGGGCCGAGCGACGAGAAGACCCGCGCGTACCTGGAAGAGGTGTTCGCCGAGCAGATCGAGGGCCACAAGCTGCTGGTCAACAACTCGCGGTGGGGCAACTTCCGCACCCGCCGCACCGCCCGCTGGACCACCCTCGAACCCCGCCCGGTGGCGCTGCTCGGCGACGCCGCGCACACCGCGCACTTCTCCGTCGGCTCGGGCACCAAGATGGCGATGGAGGACGCGGTCGCGCTCGCGCAGGCCCTCACCACCCACACCGGCGACCTGCCGGCCGCGCTCGCCGCGTACGAGGCCGCGGCACGGCCGTCGGTCGATGCGGTCCAGGGCTCGGCGCGCCCGTCGCTGTCCTGGTGGGAGCACTTCGGGCGCTACCACGACGCGTTCGAGCCCTGGCAGTTCGCCTACCACTTCCTCTCCCGCAGCATCACCGACGCCCGGCTCGCGCGCCGCGACCCCGGGTTCGTCGCCTCCACCCACTGGGCGTGGGTGCAGCGGTACGGCGCCGAACCCTTGGACACGCCACTGGCCGCCGGTGGCACGACGTTCCCCGGTCGGCTGCTGACCGAGGTCCCGGCCGGGGCCGCGCACGTGGAGGCGCCGGCCGACGAGTCCGGGCTGCCGGCGGCAAGGGCCCGGGTGCGCGAGGTGATCGACGGTGGGGCGGCGCTGGTCGCGGTCCACGGCGGTGCGGCGTTCACCCGCACCCTGGTCTGCGAGGAGATCCGCCTGGTGCACGGCCGCACAGCGGTCCTGGTGGACGGGGAGGCGGACGCACTGACGGTCGTCCTCTCCGGCCGGGCCGATGCCGTGGTCACCGCAGACACGGAGGTCCGCGATGGTCCGTGA
- a CDS encoding PaaX family transcriptional regulator, producing MKARSLVFDLFGDYLRFRGGEVRLRALAALMACFDVPEPTVRVVAARLRKEGWLDSRRDGRETVYVLTDTAWRLLDEGRSRIFDRTTGPWDGQWHTVIYQVPETERALREGLRKQLAWLGFGPLAPSVWISSHDRTAGVRTHLAGHASVRLDILRSRSEGPAADRDMASRAWDLAGLDRDYAVLLDAYRPRLGAYRRGLPGREALVARMQLVHDYRRFPFRDPDLPPELLPEGWSGRAAHEVFLEAHGLLRAPAEVFVDGVLGELAQAS from the coding sequence GTGAAGGCGCGTTCGCTCGTGTTCGACCTGTTCGGCGACTACCTGCGCTTCCGGGGCGGCGAGGTCCGGCTGCGGGCGCTCGCGGCGCTGATGGCCTGCTTCGACGTGCCGGAGCCCACGGTGCGGGTGGTGGCCGCCCGGCTCCGCAAGGAGGGCTGGCTCGACAGCCGCCGCGACGGGCGCGAGACCGTCTACGTCCTCACCGACACGGCGTGGCGGCTGCTCGACGAGGGCCGCTCGCGGATCTTCGATCGCACCACCGGGCCGTGGGACGGGCAGTGGCACACGGTGATCTACCAGGTGCCCGAGACCGAGCGCGCGCTGCGTGAAGGCCTGCGCAAGCAGCTGGCGTGGCTGGGGTTCGGGCCGCTCGCGCCGTCGGTGTGGATCAGCTCGCACGACCGAACGGCCGGCGTCCGCACCCACCTGGCCGGGCACGCCTCTGTGCGGCTGGACATCCTCCGGTCCCGCTCGGAAGGGCCGGCCGCCGACCGCGACATGGCGAGCCGCGCGTGGGACCTCGCCGGGCTCGACCGCGACTACGCCGTGCTGCTGGACGCGTACCGGCCCCGGCTCGGTGCCTACCGCCGCGGCCTCCCGGGCCGGGAGGCGCTGGTCGCGCGGATGCAGCTGGTGCACGATTACCGGCGCTTCCCGTTCCGCGACCCGGACCTCCCGCCGGAGCTGCTTCCCGAGGGCTGGTCGGGCCGGGCGGCCCACGAGGTGTTCCTCGAGGCCCACGGGCTGCTGCGCGCACCGGCCGAGGTGTTCGTCGACGGGGTGCTGGGGGAGCTCGCGCAGGCCTCGTGA
- a CDS encoding amidohydrolase family protein → MTSRSPGRVHDAHRHIGVLPAHPFYGGPPVNPDTTARATIDELLADLDREGVERALVLPNYGVPDPGTSFALNDLVIEAAQRDDRILAGLWTSPRPQDAAATAKALALAAEPGVAVLKLSFLLGGRAGDETCRPQLDAIFAAARAHGLVVHVHTSPGAASDVDEIGLLVDRYADDVPLHLVHLGGGMSGHIKLIGHRFFDWIAAGKRVYTDTSWAIGFAPRWLAAEIERRGIGADRVLFASDQPWGDFAGEHARLAAATGDGELAELAFSRNFEALHGLG, encoded by the coding sequence ATGACCTCGCGCAGCCCCGGCCGGGTACACGACGCGCACCGCCACATCGGCGTGCTGCCGGCGCACCCGTTCTACGGCGGGCCGCCGGTCAACCCGGACACCACGGCGCGGGCGACGATCGACGAGCTCCTCGCCGACCTGGACCGCGAGGGCGTCGAGCGCGCACTGGTGCTGCCCAACTACGGCGTGCCGGACCCGGGCACGTCGTTCGCGCTGAACGACCTCGTCATCGAGGCCGCGCAGCGGGACGACCGCATCCTCGCGGGGCTGTGGACGTCGCCCCGCCCGCAGGACGCCGCCGCCACCGCGAAGGCGCTCGCCCTCGCCGCTGAGCCGGGCGTGGCCGTGCTGAAGCTGTCGTTCCTGCTCGGCGGCCGGGCGGGCGACGAGACCTGCCGCCCGCAGCTGGACGCGATCTTCGCGGCCGCCCGCGCGCACGGGCTCGTCGTGCACGTGCACACCAGCCCCGGCGCCGCGAGCGACGTCGACGAGATCGGGCTGCTGGTCGACCGGTACGCCGACGACGTGCCGCTGCACCTGGTGCACCTCGGCGGCGGGATGAGCGGGCACATCAAGCTCATCGGTCACCGGTTCTTCGACTGGATCGCCGCGGGCAAGCGCGTCTACACCGACACGAGCTGGGCGATCGGGTTCGCCCCGCGCTGGCTCGCGGCCGAGATCGAGCGCCGCGGCATCGGCGCCGACCGCGTGCTCTTCGCCTCCGACCAGCCGTGGGGCGACTTCGCCGGGGAGCACGCGCGGCTCGCCGCCGCCACCGGTGACGGCGAGCTCGCCGAGCTCGCCTTCTCCCGCAACTTCGAGGCCCTCCACGGCCTCGGCTGA
- a CDS encoding MSMEG_0572/Sll0783 family nitrogen starvation response protein, with the protein MTQTAPATTGTPLISDEELKANQLASLNEIPHPSLPAGSSLYGSTKIFPDYQAGEGECYFTLVHGIAHESSVSFVAILQALRALRKGFESVLYFYGPAAMNAMATRGFPTTGESAFPGEHNINTQIERFIAEGGTVYVCRFGLSLHGLREEDLIAGCIPCHPLDVQDALIHYARKGAIINSTYNL; encoded by the coding sequence ATGACCCAGACCGCCCCCGCCACCACCGGAACGCCGCTGATCTCCGACGAGGAGCTCAAGGCCAACCAGCTGGCCAGCCTGAACGAGATCCCCCACCCCTCGCTGCCCGCAGGCAGCAGCCTCTACGGCTCCACCAAGATCTTCCCGGACTACCAGGCGGGCGAGGGCGAGTGCTACTTCACGCTGGTGCACGGCATCGCACACGAGTCGTCGGTGAGCTTCGTGGCGATCCTGCAGGCGCTGCGCGCCCTGCGGAAGGGCTTCGAGTCGGTGCTGTACTTCTACGGCCCCGCCGCGATGAACGCGATGGCCACCCGCGGCTTCCCGACCACCGGCGAGTCGGCCTTCCCCGGTGAGCACAACATCAACACCCAGATCGAGCGGTTCATCGCCGAGGGCGGCACTGTCTACGTCTGCCGGTTCGGGCTGTCGCTGCACGGCCTGCGCGAGGAGGACCTGATCGCCGGGTGCATCCCGTGCCACCCGCTCGACGTCCAGGACGCGCTGATCCACTACGCGCGCAAGGGCGCCATCATCAACTCCACCTACAACCTCTGA
- a CDS encoding MSMEG_0568 family radical SAM protein, with the protein MTGIPTRPSTRVDVAILGVRVDAPVSRRAGAGPSDDGHVVLAGRATALPINPASPYTISGGRLLLDGADLGLDAEPVRRPRFYDLATADGVPYERLARLHGRDVLATTVVQTCIRYAEDQRCRFCAIEASLEAGSTTAVKSPAQLAEVAEAAVRLDGVGQMVMTTGTTNGRDRGARHLARCVRAVLDAVPGLPIQVQCEPPAPDDLAAIRELHDAGATAIGIHVESLDDTVRRRWMPGKATVPLPQYEAAWDEAVRVFGANRVSTYLLVGLGEDPDDLVHGALRLADRGVYPFVVPYRPLAGTLAAADGAGPPDPLVLEDVTRRVAAGLRARGMYGADQGAGCAACGACSALQAAGA; encoded by the coding sequence GTGACGGGCATCCCCACGCGGCCGTCCACGCGGGTGGACGTCGCGATCCTGGGCGTCCGGGTCGACGCCCCCGTCTCGCGGCGCGCCGGCGCGGGCCCGAGCGACGACGGCCACGTGGTGCTCGCCGGCCGGGCCACGGCGCTGCCGATCAACCCGGCGAGCCCGTACACGATCAGCGGGGGCCGGCTGCTGCTCGACGGGGCGGACCTCGGCCTCGACGCCGAGCCGGTGCGGCGGCCGCGGTTCTACGACCTCGCCACCGCCGACGGGGTGCCCTACGAGAGGCTCGCCCGCCTGCACGGGCGCGACGTCCTCGCCACCACGGTCGTGCAGACCTGCATCCGGTACGCCGAGGACCAGCGGTGCCGGTTCTGCGCGATCGAGGCGTCGCTCGAGGCGGGCTCCACCACGGCGGTGAAGAGCCCTGCGCAGCTCGCCGAGGTGGCGGAGGCCGCGGTCCGGCTCGACGGCGTGGGGCAGATGGTGATGACCACCGGAACGACGAACGGCCGCGACCGCGGTGCCCGCCACCTCGCCCGGTGCGTCCGCGCGGTGCTGGACGCGGTGCCGGGTCTGCCGATCCAGGTGCAGTGCGAGCCACCGGCCCCGGACGATCTCGCGGCGATCCGCGAGCTGCACGACGCCGGGGCGACCGCCATCGGCATCCACGTCGAGTCGCTGGACGACACCGTGCGGCGGCGGTGGATGCCCGGCAAGGCCACCGTCCCGCTCCCGCAGTACGAGGCCGCGTGGGACGAGGCCGTGCGGGTGTTCGGCGCCAACCGGGTGTCGACCTACCTGCTCGTCGGTCTCGGCGAGGACCCGGACGACCTCGTGCACGGCGCGCTGCGGCTCGCCGACCGCGGCGTCTACCCGTTCGTGGTGCCCTACCGGCCGCTCGCGGGCACCCTGGCCGCCGCCGACGGCGCCGGCCCGCCCGACCCGCTCGTGCTGGAGGACGTCACCCGGCGGGTGGCGGCCGGCCTGCGGGCCCGCGGCATGTACGGCGCGGACCAGGGCGCGGGCTGCGCGGCCTGCGGAGCGTGCAGCGCGTTGCAGGCGGCCGGGGCATGA
- a CDS encoding MSMEG_0567/sll0787 family protein — protein sequence MSGDPLTRNVLLVDHRAAEPAASWRIEEADGPGRRAHAALRHRAFVTEQELFARTDRDVADDDPRTLVLVARAADGSVLGGVRLGPADAGGADVGWWSGSRLVAAPGAPRGVGPALVRAACASAEAAGVLRFDATVQDRYERMFTRLGWRRTGTVSVGGRPHAAMTWPVGRLAALARATKGPLGGLLAGMHLGGAGFIGDDGAPVPGTDVVAACDAILPSMVERDPEWAGWCGVLVNVNDLSAMGAAPVGLLDAVAGRDASFTARVLAGLRAASAAWGVPVLGGHTQLGVPAALTVTALGRTARPVPAGGGRPGHAVRLTADLGGGWRRGHTGRQWDSTTTRTPDELQLIGSAVARTAPAAAKDVSMAGLVGTLGMLAEACGCGAVLDVAAVPRPAAAAVGDWLTCFPGSAFLTTDAPGRAVAPAGPATTATCGELVPGGGVTLRWPDGSLTPALPEPVTGLGPATGDPT from the coding sequence ATGAGCGGCGATCCGCTGACGCGGAACGTGCTGCTCGTCGACCACCGCGCGGCCGAGCCGGCCGCGAGCTGGCGGATCGAGGAGGCCGACGGCCCGGGCAGGCGGGCGCACGCCGCGCTGCGGCACCGCGCGTTCGTCACCGAGCAGGAGCTCTTTGCGCGCACGGATCGCGACGTGGCCGATGACGACCCGCGCACGCTGGTGCTGGTGGCCAGGGCGGCGGACGGGTCCGTACTCGGGGGTGTCCGGCTCGGTCCGGCCGACGCAGGCGGCGCCGACGTCGGCTGGTGGAGCGGCTCGCGGCTCGTCGCCGCTCCGGGCGCGCCGCGCGGCGTCGGGCCGGCGCTGGTGCGGGCGGCGTGCGCGAGCGCCGAGGCCGCGGGTGTGCTGCGCTTCGACGCCACCGTGCAGGACCGGTACGAGCGGATGTTCACGCGGCTCGGCTGGCGCCGAACCGGCACCGTCTCGGTGGGTGGGCGGCCGCACGCGGCGATGACCTGGCCGGTCGGGCGGCTCGCCGCGCTGGCCCGCGCCACCAAGGGACCGCTGGGTGGGCTGCTCGCCGGCATGCACCTGGGCGGTGCGGGCTTCATCGGGGACGACGGCGCCCCCGTGCCCGGCACCGACGTCGTGGCGGCGTGCGACGCGATCCTGCCGTCGATGGTCGAGCGCGATCCCGAGTGGGCGGGCTGGTGCGGGGTGCTCGTCAACGTCAACGACCTGTCCGCGATGGGTGCCGCGCCGGTCGGCCTGCTCGACGCGGTGGCAGGCCGGGACGCGTCGTTCACGGCGCGGGTGCTGGCCGGGCTGCGCGCGGCGAGCGCGGCATGGGGTGTGCCGGTGCTCGGCGGGCACACCCAGCTCGGCGTGCCCGCGGCGCTCACGGTCACGGCACTGGGACGCACCGCCCGGCCGGTCCCGGCAGGCGGCGGACGACCCGGTCACGCCGTGCGGCTCACCGCCGACCTCGGCGGTGGCTGGCGGCGGGGCCACACCGGCCGCCAGTGGGACTCGACGACCACTCGCACGCCCGATGAGCTGCAGCTCATCGGCTCGGCCGTCGCCCGCACCGCACCCGCGGCGGCGAAGGACGTGAGCATGGCCGGGCTCGTCGGCACGCTCGGGATGCTCGCCGAGGCCTGCGGCTGCGGCGCCGTGCTCGACGTCGCCGCCGTGCCCCGCCCGGCGGCGGCCGCCGTCGGGGACTGGCTCACCTGCTTCCCCGGCTCCGCCTTCCTCACCACCGACGCCCCGGGCCGCGCCGTCGCGCCAGCCGGCCCGGCCACCACCGCCACGTGCGGTGAGCTCGTACCCGGCGGCGGCGTGACGCTGCGCTGGCCGGACGGCTCGCTCACCCCCGCGCTACCCGAGCCGGTCACCGGGCTCGGCCCCGCGACAGGAGACCCCACATGA
- a CDS encoding carbon-nitrogen hydrolase family protein — protein MTTLTAVAAPFGRDLDACFARIDGLLTDARERGVHLLALPEATLGGYLADLGEHGVERVLPRHAQPPALDLDGPEIARLARMAGDTVVTAGFCESDGASRYNTVVAVTGDGVLGVHRKVHQPLGESNSYAAGDSFRAFDSPVGRLGMLICYDKAFPEAARTLALDGAEIIVCVSAWPAARTAASPDLAEDRWTHRFDLFDRARALENQVVWVASNQSGTFGSLRFVSSAKVVGPGGEVLATTGVEPGTAIAEVDVPAVLAGARRAMAHLRDRRPETYGVPTGV, from the coding sequence ATGACAACGCTCACGGCCGTCGCCGCGCCGTTCGGGCGCGATCTCGATGCCTGCTTCGCCCGGATCGACGGGCTGCTCACCGACGCCCGGGAGCGCGGCGTGCACCTGCTCGCGCTCCCCGAGGCCACGCTCGGCGGCTACCTCGCCGACCTCGGCGAGCACGGCGTCGAGCGGGTGCTCCCCCGCCACGCCCAGCCGCCCGCCCTCGACCTCGACGGGCCCGAGATCGCCCGGCTGGCCCGGATGGCGGGCGACACGGTCGTCACCGCCGGGTTCTGCGAGTCCGACGGCGCGTCGCGCTACAACACGGTCGTCGCGGTGACCGGCGACGGCGTGCTCGGCGTGCACCGCAAGGTGCACCAGCCGCTCGGCGAGTCCAACAGCTACGCGGCCGGGGACTCGTTCCGCGCGTTCGACTCGCCGGTGGGCCGGCTGGGCATGCTGATCTGCTACGACAAGGCCTTCCCCGAGGCCGCCCGCACCCTCGCCCTGGATGGTGCCGAGATCATCGTCTGCGTGTCGGCGTGGCCCGCCGCCCGCACGGCCGCGAGCCCCGACCTCGCCGAGGACCGCTGGACCCACCGCTTCGACCTGTTCGACCGCGCCCGCGCGCTGGAGAACCAGGTGGTGTGGGTGGCGTCCAACCAGTCGGGCACGTTCGGGTCGTTGCGGTTCGTGTCCAGTGCGAAGGTCGTCGGCCCCGGGGGCGAGGTGCTGGCCACCACCGGCGTCGAGCCGGGGACGGCGATCGCCGAGGTGGACGTGCCCGCGGTGCTCGCAGGCGCCCGGCGGGCGATGGCGCACCTGCGTGACCGCAGGCCCGAGACCTACGGAGTGCCGACCGGTGTCTGA